The nucleotide sequence TTCCGGCCGGTGCTTCGCTAATCGGGTGCGGTCGAAAAAATCAAATAGCTGACCATCATTCCTGCAGTGGACGCGTGGCCTGCGGGCCATGTGTTCGCTAGCTGGTATTTCTTTTGTCCCCAAATGGGGATTGCGACGCCACCTCGCCTTCATCCAAGGTCGCCTCCATCGTACCCACATCGATCGTGGAACCCCACTTCGATCGTGAATGGAATCGAGCCAACACAAAACACAAAATCCCGACGCGCATGACGGGCCGCAAGCGGACCCGCCGCGCGGAGGGCTATGCGTGAAGGAGTAGGTTCATGGCACTTATCGATGGAACAGCAGGCAATGATGTACTAGTTGGCACGCCAGATCCCGATGAGATCAACGGTCTGCAAGGCAATGACACCATAACCGCTTTGGCCGGTGCCGACCTTGTCAATGGTGGCGCAGGTGATGACAATATCGATGGCGGCGCCGACAACGATATCCTGAACGGCAATGCCGGCATCGATACCATCGTCGGCGGCGATGGCGATGACGAGATCAACGGCGGCGCGGGAGATGATTTGCTGTCCGGGAACGCCGGCGTCGACACGATCCACGGTAACGCCGGCAACGACAGTATCGATGGCGGAGATGGCAACGATGTGCTCGACGGTGACGCCGGTGACGATACCATCGTCGGCGGAGCTGGCGATGACGAGATCAACGGCGGCGCGGGCGTCGATACCCTCTCCGGCGACGCCGGCAATGATACGCTGAACGGGAATGCCGGCGACGACACGCTGAACGGCGGCGACGGCGATGACACGCTAAACGGCAACGCTGGCGATGATACCCTGAACGGCGATGCAGGAATCGACACGCTGAACGGCGGCATCGGCAACGACACGCTCAATGGCGGTGCTGATGACGATCTCCTGAACGGAGGCCTCGGCAACGACACGCTGAACGGCGATGACGGCAACGACACGCTCAATGGCGGCGCGGATGACGATATCCTGAACGGCGGCGCCGGTGACGATCTCATGTTCGGCGATGCCGGCGATGACACCATGGCCGGTGGTGACGGCAATGACGCGATGTCCGGCGGCGATGGCGCGGACGAACTCGACGGTGGCGCCGGCGACGATCTGCTGGAGGGGAATGCCGGAGATGATACGCTCGCCGGCGGTGCCGGCGTCGATTTGCTCAATGGCGGCGACGGCGCCGATATGCTCTCAGGCGACGCAGGCAACGACGTCCTGAACGGCGGCGACGGCGATGACGAGTTGGACGGCGGCAACGGTGCCGACGAACTTAACGGCGGTCTCGGCGATGATGTGCAGACAGGCGGTGCAGGCACCGACGTGCACAATTTCGGCGACAACACTGCCACCAACTTCGGCGACGATGAAGTCACCGACCTGAGCTTTGCTGACGGGGATGAAGTTAACGTCGATGCCGATCCGGCGTTCGATTCGACCACCATCGTGGTGGATGACGACGGCACCAACACCGTGCTCGACTTCGGCTTCGGCACCATCACGCTCGACGGCGTTACGGGTGGCGCCGGAACGGAATTCGAGTCGATCGCCGACATCAACACTGCCGCAGGTTATACGGCTATCGAAGTCGTCTAACATCCAATTCGGCGGGGCGGCCCGGCAGCCGCCCCGCTCCTGCCTTCTGCCGTACTCAGTTAGTGATAGTGCCGGCCGCACATGTACTCGCGTAACCGTGGTGAAATCTCAGCGTCTGGTCAAAGATCGCTGCTTGGATTGATTCCGGGACGATCCGCATTTATGTGGATCGTCGCTTTCAGCGTGTCGATCAACATGCTGCTTCTGGTCGTGCCCTTCTACTCGATCGAGGTGTTCGATCGGGTGATCAGCAGCGGTAGCATCGAAACCCTTGTCGGTCTCACCGTCATCGCCGCAATTGCTCTTGTTTTCAGTGCTGCGTTCGACATCCTGCGCAGCCGGCTGCTCAGTCGCTTTGCGGTCAGATTTGAGCGCCACCTCGCTCCCATCGTGCTTGAAAGCATGATTGTTGATACCGCAAATCGCGGCGACAACAGGGCTCAGGATCTTGTAAAGCTGCGTGAGCTGAGGACGTTTCTTTCCAGCACAGCGATTGCATCGCTGCTCGATGCTCCCTTTCTTCCGGCATTTGTTTTCATCCTCTTTTTCCTGCACCTCTGGTACGGACTGATTGCGCTGGTCGGAACGTTGGTTCTGCTCGCGATGGGCATCGCGAGCAGCTGGATCGCGCGCAATGAAATCGCGCAGGCGTCCCAGGCTGCACAGAAGACCCAGGCTACCCTTGACGGAATTGTCCGGCATTCCGCTCTGGTGCGTGCGATGGGCTGGACCAGAGGTGCCATCCGCGAATTCATGGACCTCAACGACCAGGCCTTGTCTCCCGTCGTTCGAGGCAGCGAGCGCGTCTATGCGATCGGCGCTGCGGCGCGCATGGTAAGAACGACGTTGCAGGTTGCCGCGATCGGCGTTGGCGCCTGGCTGGTGCTCCAGAGCGAAGTGCTGGCCGGCAGTCTGATTGCGAGTTCGATCCTGATCGCCCGTACACTGCAGCCGATGGAGGGCCTGATCTCGGCACGCCGCGCGCTTACATCAGCGCACGAGGCCTGGAAGCAGGTTCAGACGGCCGCAGCGCCGGTCCTGGTTCGAGAGAGACGTACGCTGCTTCCGTCCCCGTCCGGCAGGGTTGAAGTCGAGCGGGTGACATATCGGACGGCTGCAACGTCGCGCCCGATTCTCGCAGGCATAAACTTTGAATGCCCGCCTTCCGGGATAGTCGTCGTGATCGGCCCGACGGGCGCCGGAAAATCGACGTTGCTGCGGCTGATGGCGGGGCTGGAGCGACCAAACGGGGGTACGATCCGGCTGGACGACGCGGCTCTGCATAACTGGGATCCTGACCAGCTTGGTCAGTTTGTCGGCTACCTTCCTCAGGACGTGCAGCTTCTCGGCGGCACAGTGGCCGAAGCGATCGCCGGCTTTGAAGAGCAGGCGCGTGACGTCGACATCGTTGCCGCGGCTACGCTCGCGCAGGCGCATGAGATGATCCTGTCGCTGCCCGCAGGCTACCAGACCGAAATAGGGCGCGACGGCAACAAGCTTTCTGGTGGTCAGCGCCAGCGCATCGGTCTTGCCCGTGCCTTCTTTGGCAATCGCAAATTGATCCTGCTGGATGAACCAAATGCCAATCTCGACCCCGAGGGCGAGCAAGCGCTGTGTTCCGCCGTTGAGCGGGCGAAAGCGCGCGGCGCCACACTGGTCATTGTCACCCATCGGCCCCGACTATTGACCATCGCAGATGCGGTGCTCTTTTTGAGGGATGGCGTGCAGGTCGCTTTCGGGTCGCCTGCTGAGGTCCTCCGCCTGCCCGGCACCCCCGTCTCGAAGCCGCACGTAGTCCGGCACAGTACGGAACCTCCGAAACTGGCCACGAGGGGAACTGCTCGATGACGGAAAGAGGTCAAGATCGTGCAGTCGCCGTTTTCAGCAAGGAACGGCCACGATCCGATATGCGGCGGATCATCGGATGGGGCTGTGTGCTGCTCGTTCTACAATTCTGCTGCTTCGGGGTGTGGGCCATGACAGTCCCGCTTCGCGGCGCGGTTGTGGCATCAGGTGTCATAAAGGTTCATTCGAAGCGCAAGGCCGTCCAGCATCTCGAGGGAGGGATAATAAAGTCAATTCACGTCAGGGAAAACGATCAGGTCGAGACCGGTCAGTTGATCGCGCGGCTCGACACCACGCAGATCGAAGCAACCCTCGGCTCGCTAAAGACAAAATACTTTGCGGATCTCGCGATGGAGGCGCGGCTGGTGGCGGAACAGACTCGCGCCGAATCGATTTTGTTTCCCGACGAACTGAAGAAGAACGAGAGGCATGAGTCCGCGCGGATTGCCATGCAAACTCAGGAAGCCGAGTTTGCAGCGCGACTGACCGCGATCGAGAATCAGCGCAAGATGATCGATCAGCAGATGCTGCAACTTGCGGACTCGATCCGAGGCCTCGAAAGCAACACCAAAGGTGTCGAGCAACAACTTAAGTTATTGCAGGAAGAGATAGCTGATACGAGCTACCTGCTGGCAAAGGGCCTCGCCCGAAAGCCACGCGTGTTGGCATTGAAGCGAGCCGAAGCCGAGGCCAGCGGCCAGATTGGCCGCAACTCGTCGTCGGTGGCCGAGATGAGAGGCAAAATGGCGGAGCTGGAGGACAGGCGTCGACAGCTCGGCTTCAATCAGAATCAGGAAATCGCGAAGCAGCTGCATGCGACGAGCGAGGAGATCGGTGATCTTCGACATCGAATTGCCGCGTTGCGCGATCAGCTTGGTCGGTCTGAATTGCGCGCCCCAGAGAGTGGAAAGATCGTCGGCCTCAACAGCAGAGACCTTAGCGCTGTGCTTGCGCCCCGCGAAACGCTCCTGGAAATAGTTCCGATGGAAGATCGACTTGTCATCGAGGCAGCATTGAAACCAATAGATCGGGAAGAGGTCTATGCCGGACAGACTGCGCGCGTGCGGGTTCACGCGTTGAATATCCGTCGTCGGCCTATGCTGGATGGAAAGGTCGTCGCCGTGGCGGCAGACGCGCTGACCGACGCCAAGAGTGGCGTTACGTCTTACATGGCGGAACTGGAACTTGATATCAACGCGCCGACCGCCTCGTATCTTTCTTCGCTATTGCCCGGAATGCCCGTAGAGATATTTATAGAGACGGGAGAAAGAACCTTTGCCGAATATTTATTGCAGCCAATGGAACTGCGCATCAATCGCGCGTTTAAGGAGCACTAAGCCGTCGACATGAGTTCGAGTGCATCTTGTTGCGGGAGGCGCCCATGCATGGGAATAACAAGACGCTACCATTCAGGCAGGGTGGATTTCGCTTCAACACCACTGTGGACGGCGAGCCTCATCAGAACACCGATGATCCTCAGATAGCGGGGCCTACGGAGCAAGGTCCCAACCGGAGTGCGATGGAATATTTCGGCAGGGCTGTTGCCGAGCTTTTCGAATGCAGCAGTTGCTACGTCGCGGTCATGTCGAGCACGAGCGCGTCGGAGCTTCGAGAGGTCCGGATCGGACACGCCACAATCGATCCGTCGTGCACCACGACCGTCGCGCGAATTGCCCGCAAGGGCGCTGGTGCAGATTGCGCTCTCCTCGAACCGGTCAACGCGCGCACCACTTTTGTGCGGA is from Bradyrhizobium sp. AZCC 2176 and encodes:
- a CDS encoding calcium-binding protein, which translates into the protein MALIDGTAGNDVLVGTPDPDEINGLQGNDTITALAGADLVNGGAGDDNIDGGADNDILNGNAGIDTIVGGDGDDEINGGAGDDLLSGNAGVDTIHGNAGNDSIDGGDGNDVLDGDAGDDTIVGGAGDDEINGGAGVDTLSGDAGNDTLNGNAGDDTLNGGDGDDTLNGNAGDDTLNGDAGIDTLNGGIGNDTLNGGADDDLLNGGLGNDTLNGDDGNDTLNGGADDDILNGGAGDDLMFGDAGDDTMAGGDGNDAMSGGDGADELDGGAGDDLLEGNAGDDTLAGGAGVDLLNGGDGADMLSGDAGNDVLNGGDGDDELDGGNGADELNGGLGDDVQTGGAGTDVHNFGDNTATNFGDDEVTDLSFADGDEVNVDADPAFDSTTIVVDDDGTNTVLDFGFGTITLDGVTGGAGTEFESIADINTAAGYTAIEVV
- a CDS encoding type I secretion system permease/ATPase, with the translated sequence MWIVAFSVSINMLLLVVPFYSIEVFDRVISSGSIETLVGLTVIAAIALVFSAAFDILRSRLLSRFAVRFERHLAPIVLESMIVDTANRGDNRAQDLVKLRELRTFLSSTAIASLLDAPFLPAFVFILFFLHLWYGLIALVGTLVLLAMGIASSWIARNEIAQASQAAQKTQATLDGIVRHSALVRAMGWTRGAIREFMDLNDQALSPVVRGSERVYAIGAAARMVRTTLQVAAIGVGAWLVLQSEVLAGSLIASSILIARTLQPMEGLISARRALTSAHEAWKQVQTAAAPVLVRERRTLLPSPSGRVEVERVTYRTAATSRPILAGINFECPPSGIVVVIGPTGAGKSTLLRLMAGLERPNGGTIRLDDAALHNWDPDQLGQFVGYLPQDVQLLGGTVAEAIAGFEEQARDVDIVAAATLAQAHEMILSLPAGYQTEIGRDGNKLSGGQRQRIGLARAFFGNRKLILLDEPNANLDPEGEQALCSAVERAKARGATLVIVTHRPRLLTIADAVLFLRDGVQVAFGSPAEVLRLPGTPVSKPHVVRHSTEPPKLATRGTAR
- a CDS encoding HlyD family type I secretion periplasmic adaptor subunit yields the protein MTERGQDRAVAVFSKERPRSDMRRIIGWGCVLLVLQFCCFGVWAMTVPLRGAVVASGVIKVHSKRKAVQHLEGGIIKSIHVRENDQVETGQLIARLDTTQIEATLGSLKTKYFADLAMEARLVAEQTRAESILFPDELKKNERHESARIAMQTQEAEFAARLTAIENQRKMIDQQMLQLADSIRGLESNTKGVEQQLKLLQEEIADTSYLLAKGLARKPRVLALKRAEAEASGQIGRNSSSVAEMRGKMAELEDRRRQLGFNQNQEIAKQLHATSEEIGDLRHRIAALRDQLGRSELRAPESGKIVGLNSRDLSAVLAPRETLLEIVPMEDRLVIEAALKPIDREEVYAGQTARVRVHALNIRRRPMLDGKVVAVAADALTDAKSGVTSYMAELELDINAPTASYLSSLLPGMPVEIFIETGERTFAEYLLQPMELRINRAFKEH